A genomic window from Castor canadensis chromosome 18, mCasCan1.hap1v2, whole genome shotgun sequence includes:
- the Babam1 gene encoding BRISC and BRCA1-A complex member 1, giving the protein MEVTEPSSHTEEEEEEEEEEQSAEPRPRTRSNPEGAEDRALGAQASVGSRSEGEGEAASADDGTPNPAGVVPKPWQVPPPAPEVQIRTPRVNCPEKVIICLDLSEEMSLPKLESFNGSKTNALNVSQKMIEMFVRTKHKIDKSHEFALVVVNDDSAWLSGLTSDPRELCSCLYDLETASCTTFNLEGLFSLIQQKTELPVTENVQTIPPPYVVRTILVYSRPPCQPQFALTEPMKKMFQCPYFFFDVVYIHNGADEKEEEMSWKDMFAFMGSLDTKGTSYKYEVALAGPALELHNCMAKLLAHPLQRPCQSHASYSLLEEDEEAAGEGEATV; this is encoded by the coding sequence atggAAGTGACAGAGCCCAGCAGTCACAccgaagaggaggaagaagaggaggaggaagagcaatcCGCTGAGCCTCGTCCTCGAACGCGCTCCAACCCTGAGGGGGCCGAGGATCGGGCACTGGGGGCACAGGCCAGTGTGGGCAGCCGCAGTGAAGGTGAGGGTGAGGCGGCCAGTGCTGACGATGGGACCCCTAACCCAGCAGGAGTGGTCCCCAAGCCCTGGCAGGTGCCTCCGCCAGCCCCCGAGGTCCAGATTCGAACACCAAGAGTCAATTGTCCAGAGAAGGTGATCATCTGCCTGGACCTGTCCGAGGAAATGTCGCTGCCGAAGCTGGAGTCGTTCAATGGCTCCAAGACCAATGCCCTCAATGTCTCCCAGAAAATGATCGAGATGTTCGTGCGGACCAAACATAAGATCGACAAGAGCCACGAGTTTGCGCTGGTCGTGGTGAACGACGACTCGGCCTGGCTGTCTGGCTTGACCTCCGACCCCCGGGAGCTCTGCAGCTGCCTCTATGACCTGGAGACCGCGTCCTGCACCACCTTCAACCTGGAAGGTCTCTTCAGCCTCATCCAGCAGAAGACTGAGCTGCCAGTCACAGAGAACGTGCAGACCATTCCGCCTCCATACGTGGTCCGCACCATCCTTGTCTACAGCCGCCCGCCCTGCCAGCCCCAGTTCGCCCTGACCGAACCCATGAAGAAAATGTTCCAATGTCCGTATTTCTTCTTTGACGTTGTTTACATCCACAACGGCGCCGAcgagaaggaggaagagatgagCTGGAAGGACATGTTTGCCTTCATGGGCAGCCTGGATACCAAGGGTACCAGCTACAAGTACGAGGTGGCGCTAGCTGGACCGGCTTTGGAGTTGCACAACTGCATGGCGAAGCTTTTGGCTCACCCGCTGCAGCGACCCTGCCAGAGCCACGCCTCCTACAGCCTGCTGGAAGAAGATGAGGAAGCCGCTGGTGAGGGCGAGGCCACAGTCTAA